Proteins from one Mesorhizobium sp. M9A.F.Ca.ET.002.03.1.2 genomic window:
- a CDS encoding ABC transporter ATP-binding protein, whose translation MTQIELRGVQKYFGAVQVIKDLNLKIDDNEFIVLLGQSGCGKTTTLRAIAGLETIDGGDVLIDGKPVQHLKAADRDIAMVFQSFSLYPHMSVYENIAFPLRATRKSRAEIDSEVRSVAKTLQITDLLAKKPSALSGGDMQRVAIGRALVRRPKAMLMDEPIGALDAKLREEMRAEIKRLHIKQGSTTIYVTHDQIEAMSLADRIVIMHEGVLQQVGSPDEVYSRPANLFVAQFVGSPVMNVADAAVAEKASSASVTVGGVATGFEFPRALLSKLNGHAGDKLALGIRPEGVIVRREAAEGFLPVEAQIVEPLGSFDIVDLKVGSKMLRARTKSGFISGPGVKVFARIDPAQAHFFDTASGKSLGVRL comes from the coding sequence GTGACCCAGATCGAGCTTCGCGGCGTCCAGAAATATTTCGGCGCCGTCCAGGTCATCAAGGACCTCAACCTCAAGATCGACGACAACGAGTTCATCGTGCTGCTCGGCCAGTCGGGCTGCGGCAAGACGACGACGCTTCGCGCCATCGCCGGGCTGGAGACTATCGACGGCGGCGATGTCCTCATCGACGGCAAGCCGGTCCAGCATCTCAAGGCGGCCGACCGCGACATCGCCATGGTCTTCCAGTCGTTCTCGCTCTATCCGCATATGAGCGTCTACGAGAACATCGCCTTCCCGCTCAGGGCGACGCGCAAGAGCAGGGCCGAGATCGACAGCGAGGTGCGCTCGGTCGCCAAGACGCTGCAGATCACCGATCTTCTCGCCAAGAAGCCGTCGGCGCTGTCAGGCGGCGACATGCAGCGCGTGGCCATCGGCCGGGCGCTGGTGCGGCGGCCGAAGGCGATGCTGATGGACGAGCCGATCGGCGCACTCGATGCCAAGCTGCGCGAGGAGATGCGGGCCGAGATCAAGCGCCTGCACATCAAGCAGGGCTCGACCACCATCTATGTCACCCATGACCAGATCGAGGCGATGAGCCTCGCCGACCGCATCGTCATCATGCATGAAGGCGTACTGCAGCAGGTCGGTTCGCCGGACGAAGTCTATTCGCGGCCGGCCAATCTGTTCGTTGCTCAGTTCGTCGGCAGCCCGGTGATGAACGTCGCCGACGCGGCGGTGGCGGAAAAAGCCTCGTCGGCCTCGGTGACGGTCGGAGGGGTGGCTACCGGCTTTGAGTTTCCGCGCGCGTTGCTGTCGAAGCTCAACGGCCATGCCGGCGACAAACTTGCTCTCGGCATCCGGCCGGAAGGCGTCATCGTTCGCCGCGAAGCGGCGGAAGGGTTCTTGCCGGTCGAGGCGCAGATCGTCGAGCCGCTCGGATCCTTCGACATCGTCGACCTCAAAGTCGGCTCCAAGATGCTGCGCGCCCGCACCAAAAGCGGTTTCATCAGCGGGCCCGGCGTGAAGGTCTTTGCCAGGATCGATCCGGCCCAGGCGCACTTCTTCGATACGGCGAGCGGCAAGTCACTGGGGGTGAGACTCTGA
- a CDS encoding carbohydrate ABC transporter permease codes for MAAVTTSTERSLNKLAIVGVLIVTIIFLAPIYWIASTAFKPRNLATTIPPTVMFQPEISPFVKLFTKRSQLRTAPTPEQYAAAPWWERLVFDGGEKVVRSGRGEVQWSGYPNRFMNSLIVAITSTVLAVGMGTFTAYGFSRFKIKGEQDLLFFILSTRMLPPVVVAIPMFLMYRVVGLNDTHWGLIILYTAFNLSFSVWLMKGFMDEIPKEYEEAALVDGYTRMEAFFKIVLPEAATGIAATAVFCFITAWNEYAFALIMTNRRAQTAPPFIPSQVGSGLPDWTVIAAGTFLFLLPVAIFTFLLRNHLLRGMSFGAIRK; via the coding sequence ATGGCCGCTGTCACCACCTCTACCGAGCGTTCGCTCAACAAGCTCGCCATCGTCGGTGTGCTGATCGTCACGATCATCTTCCTGGCGCCGATCTACTGGATAGCCTCGACGGCGTTCAAGCCGCGCAACCTTGCCACCACCATTCCACCGACGGTGATGTTCCAGCCTGAGATATCGCCCTTCGTAAAGCTCTTCACCAAGCGGTCGCAGTTGCGCACCGCGCCGACGCCGGAACAATACGCCGCCGCTCCGTGGTGGGAGCGGCTGGTGTTTGACGGCGGCGAGAAGGTGGTGCGCTCGGGCAGGGGCGAGGTGCAGTGGTCCGGCTATCCGAACCGCTTCATGAATTCGCTGATCGTCGCCATCACCTCCACCGTCCTGGCCGTCGGCATGGGCACCTTCACGGCTTACGGCTTCTCGCGCTTCAAGATAAAGGGGGAACAGGACCTGCTCTTCTTCATCCTGTCGACGCGCATGCTGCCGCCGGTGGTGGTGGCGATCCCGATGTTCCTGATGTACCGGGTCGTCGGCCTCAACGACACGCATTGGGGCCTGATCATCCTCTACACCGCCTTTAACTTGTCCTTCTCTGTATGGCTGATGAAAGGGTTCATGGACGAGATTCCGAAGGAGTACGAGGAGGCGGCGCTCGTCGACGGCTATACGCGCATGGAGGCCTTCTTCAAGATCGTGCTGCCGGAGGCCGCCACCGGCATCGCCGCGACCGCCGTGTTCTGCTTCATCACGGCTTGGAACGAATATGCCTTCGCGCTGATCATGACCAATCGCCGCGCCCAGACGGCACCGCCCTTCATCCCCAGCCAGGTCGGCTCCGGCCTGCCGGACTGGACGGTGATTGCCGCCGGAACCTTCCTGTTCCTGCTGCCGGTCGCCATATTCACCTTCCTGCTCCGCAACCACCTCTTGCGCGGCATGTCCTTCGGAGCGATCCGCAAATGA
- a CDS encoding sugar ABC transporter permease, whose amino-acid sequence MATAVMTTLDPNSRSAARGMSDLTIRNLFIIPTIVFLIVFNIFPLLYSLGYSFTDFRASSPAAANFVGLQNYRELLNDPFIWSNFAITAKYVIVSVVGQVIVGFGVALLLNRDIPLKGLLTTLLLLPMMLSMAVVGLFWKLLYDPSFGIINYTLGLGSFEWLSNPDMALYAVAITDIWMWSPFVMLLSLAGLSAVPKHLYEAAAIDRAGSFYTFFRITLPLVAPILMIAIIFRTMEAFKTFDLAYILTSQPTTEVISIRLYKMAFQEWQTGRSCALAYIVLIMILAITNIYVKYLNKVKER is encoded by the coding sequence TTGGCCACTGCAGTCATGACCACGCTGGATCCCAACTCGCGCTCCGCCGCCCGCGGCATGAGCGACCTCACGATCCGCAATCTCTTCATCATTCCGACGATCGTTTTCCTGATCGTCTTCAACATCTTTCCGCTGCTCTATTCGCTCGGCTATTCGTTCACCGACTTTCGAGCGTCGAGCCCCGCGGCGGCCAATTTCGTCGGACTGCAGAATTACCGCGAGCTGCTCAACGACCCGTTCATCTGGTCGAATTTCGCCATCACCGCCAAATATGTCATCGTCTCCGTCGTCGGCCAGGTCATCGTCGGCTTCGGCGTGGCGTTGCTGCTCAACCGCGATATCCCGTTGAAGGGCCTGCTGACGACACTGCTGCTGTTGCCAATGATGCTGTCGATGGCCGTCGTCGGACTGTTCTGGAAACTGCTCTACGATCCGTCCTTCGGCATCATCAACTATACGCTCGGCCTCGGCTCCTTCGAGTGGCTGTCCAACCCCGACATGGCGCTCTACGCGGTTGCCATCACCGACATCTGGATGTGGTCGCCCTTCGTGATGCTGCTGTCGCTTGCCGGCCTGTCGGCAGTGCCGAAGCACCTTTACGAGGCGGCGGCGATCGACCGCGCCGGCTCGTTCTATACCTTCTTTCGCATCACGCTGCCCTTGGTCGCGCCGATTCTGATGATTGCGATCATCTTTCGCACCATGGAGGCGTTCAAGACCTTCGATCTCGCCTACATCCTGACCAGCCAGCCAACCACCGAGGTGATCTCGATCCGGCTCTACAAGATGGCGTTCCAGGAATGGCAGACTGGGCGCTCCTGCGCGCTCGCCTACATCGTGCTGATCATGATCCTGGCGATCACCAACATCTACGTCAAATACCTGAACAAGGTGAAGGAGCGCTAG
- a CDS encoding extracellular solute-binding protein, which produces MRKTMTSMLAGIAMTLASGTAAYSQELTIFWAEWDPANYLQELVNLYEAETGVKVTVETTPWSDFQTKAFTEFNAKGSAYDMVVGDSQWIGAASEAGHYVDLTDFFNKHNLKEVMAPATVKYYAEYPSNSGKYWSIPAEGDAVGWSYRKDWFEDPKEKEAFKAKYGYDLDVPKDFKALRDIAEFFHRPDEKRYGVAIYTDNSYDALVMGVENAIFSFGGELGDYATYKVDGVINSEQNVKALEAYKELYSFTPPGWAKSFFIEDNQAITENLAAMSMNYFAFFPALINEASNPNAKVTGFFANPPGPNGDQFAALGGQGISVISYSQNQEEAMKFLEWFIKDETQKKWAELGGYTASAKVLESPEFQNATPYNKAFYETMFKVKDFWATPEYAELLIQMNQRVYPYITGNQGTAKEVLDSLAADWNATFKKYNRAK; this is translated from the coding sequence ATGCGCAAGACAATGACCAGCATGCTTGCTGGTATCGCGATGACGCTTGCCAGCGGAACGGCGGCGTATTCGCAGGAGCTTACGATTTTCTGGGCGGAATGGGATCCGGCCAATTACCTGCAGGAACTCGTCAACCTTTACGAGGCCGAGACCGGCGTGAAGGTCACTGTCGAAACCACGCCTTGGTCCGACTTCCAGACCAAGGCATTCACTGAGTTCAACGCCAAGGGCAGCGCCTACGACATGGTGGTCGGCGACTCGCAGTGGATCGGCGCCGCATCCGAGGCGGGACACTATGTCGACCTCACCGACTTCTTCAACAAACACAATCTGAAGGAGGTGATGGCGCCAGCGACGGTCAAGTACTACGCCGAATATCCGTCGAATTCTGGCAAGTACTGGTCGATCCCGGCCGAGGGCGACGCGGTCGGCTGGTCCTACCGCAAGGACTGGTTCGAGGACCCCAAGGAAAAGGAAGCCTTCAAGGCCAAGTATGGCTACGATCTCGACGTGCCGAAGGATTTCAAGGCGCTGCGCGACATCGCCGAATTCTTCCACCGTCCCGACGAGAAGCGCTACGGCGTCGCCATCTACACCGATAACTCGTATGACGCGCTGGTGATGGGCGTCGAGAACGCCATCTTCTCCTTCGGCGGCGAGCTAGGCGATTACGCGACCTACAAGGTCGACGGCGTCATCAACTCTGAGCAGAACGTCAAGGCGCTCGAGGCCTACAAGGAGCTCTATTCCTTCACCCCTCCTGGTTGGGCCAAGAGCTTCTTCATCGAGGACAACCAGGCGATCACCGAGAACCTGGCGGCGATGAGCATGAACTACTTCGCCTTCTTCCCGGCGCTCATCAACGAAGCCTCTAACCCGAATGCCAAGGTCACCGGCTTTTTCGCCAACCCTCCAGGACCGAACGGCGACCAGTTCGCCGCGCTCGGCGGCCAGGGCATCTCCGTCATCTCCTATTCCCAGAATCAGGAAGAGGCGATGAAGTTCCTGGAATGGTTCATCAAGGACGAGACGCAGAAGAAATGGGCGGAGCTCGGCGGTTACACGGCAAGCGCCAAGGTGCTCGAGTCGCCTGAATTCCAGAACGCCACGCCTTACAACAAGGCCTTCTACGAAACCATGTTCAAGGTGAAGGACTTCTGGGCGACGCCGGAATATGCCGAGCTGCTTATCCAGATGAACCAGCGCGTCTATCCCTACATCACCGGCAATCAGGGCACGGCCAAGGAAGTGCTTGATTCGCTGGCCGCGGACTGGAACGCGACGTTCAAGAAATACAACCGCGCGAAGTAA
- a CDS encoding TetR/AcrR family transcriptional regulator yields MDVSRQQAVNDDADPGAARGGAARGPRARTRRLMLETATRLMQAGATPSVSEVAEAAQVSRATAYRYFPSQAALVQAVVDEGLGPILTWQSSSADAERRVAELFDTAMPRIEAFEATFKAALKLSLDQWARRQAGTLGGEPAFTRGHRVDLLKDAIAPLKDRLPPREFKRLAQALSLIFGVEVLIVLKDIWGLDSRKMMSVAQWAAGALVRAAVVESMTEGDRSARATATE; encoded by the coding sequence ATGGATGTCTCACGTCAACAAGCGGTGAACGATGACGCCGACCCCGGAGCCGCGCGTGGGGGAGCCGCACGCGGGCCGCGCGCACGTACAAGGCGGCTGATGCTGGAGACGGCGACAAGGCTGATGCAGGCGGGCGCCACGCCCTCGGTCAGCGAGGTCGCGGAAGCGGCACAGGTTTCCCGCGCTACCGCCTATCGCTATTTTCCGAGCCAGGCGGCGCTGGTGCAGGCGGTGGTCGACGAAGGGCTGGGGCCGATCCTCACCTGGCAGTCGAGCTCCGCCGATGCCGAACGCCGGGTCGCCGAACTGTTCGACACGGCCATGCCGCGTATCGAGGCTTTCGAGGCGACCTTCAAGGCGGCGCTGAAGCTGTCGCTCGACCAATGGGCGCGGCGGCAGGCCGGCACGCTGGGCGGCGAGCCGGCCTTCACGCGCGGCCATCGCGTCGATCTGCTCAAGGACGCGATCGCACCGCTCAAGGACCGGCTGCCGCCACGCGAATTCAAGCGCCTGGCGCAGGCCCTGTCATTGATCTTCGGCGTCGAAGTGCTCATCGTGCTGAAGGACATATGGGGGTTGGACAGCCGCAAGATGATGTCGGTGGCGCAATGGGCAGCCGGCGCCCTGGTACGGGCTGCAGTGGTGGAATCGATGACCGAAGGAGACAGAAGCGCACGGGCGACAGCCACGGAATAG
- a CDS encoding Tm-1-like ATP-binding domain-containing protein — MKRIYVVGTADTKGEELAFLADAVAATGAIVTCVDIGTRGATVSVDVSAEEVAGHHPNGGSAVLGIDDRGTAVAAMAIAFTRFVQSRTDMSGMIGIGGGGGTSIVTSGMRALPLGLPKIMISTLASGDTAPYVDVSDIVMMPSVTDMAGLNRLSRIVLHNAAQAISGMAAKPAPPPDGKPSIGLTMFGVTTPCVTSIANELRSTYDCMVFHATGTGGRTMEKLADSGLLSGVIDITTTEVCDLLFGGVLPATEDRFGAIARTKLPYVGSVGALDMVNFWARPTVPERYRGRLFYEHNPNVTLMRTTPDESRRIGEWIGTRLSLCEGPVRFLIPEKGVSALDIEGGAFFDPEADAALFEAIERTIMPNDTRRVTRLPLHINDPEFAKAAVAAFLDIARQ; from the coding sequence ATGAAGCGCATCTATGTGGTGGGCACCGCCGACACCAAGGGCGAAGAACTCGCCTTTCTTGCCGATGCGGTCGCAGCCACCGGTGCCATTGTTACGTGCGTCGATATCGGAACGCGTGGCGCGACCGTGTCGGTCGATGTCTCGGCCGAAGAGGTCGCCGGCCACCATCCCAATGGCGGCAGTGCCGTGCTGGGCATCGACGACCGCGGCACCGCCGTCGCGGCAATGGCCATCGCCTTCACCCGGTTTGTCCAATCGCGCACCGACATGTCAGGCATGATCGGTATCGGCGGCGGCGGCGGAACCTCGATCGTCACATCAGGCATGCGCGCTCTGCCGCTCGGCCTGCCCAAGATCATGATCTCCACGCTCGCCTCGGGCGACACGGCTCCTTATGTCGATGTCTCCGACATCGTCATGATGCCGTCGGTGACCGACATGGCCGGCCTGAACCGGCTGTCCCGTATCGTGCTGCACAATGCCGCCCAGGCGATATCGGGCATGGCTGCGAAACCGGCGCCGCCGCCCGACGGCAAACCGTCGATCGGCCTCACCATGTTCGGCGTGACCACGCCATGCGTGACTTCCATCGCCAATGAGCTTCGCTCGACCTATGACTGCATGGTCTTCCACGCCACAGGCACCGGCGGCCGCACCATGGAAAAGCTGGCCGACAGCGGCCTGCTGTCCGGCGTCATCGACATCACGACGACCGAGGTCTGCGACCTCTTGTTCGGCGGCGTGCTGCCGGCGACCGAAGACCGCTTCGGCGCGATCGCCCGCACCAAGCTGCCCTATGTCGGCTCGGTCGGCGCGCTCGACATGGTGAATTTCTGGGCGCGGCCAACCGTTCCGGAACGCTATCGCGGACGCTTGTTCTACGAGCACAATCCGAACGTGACGCTGATGCGCACGACCCCTGACGAAAGCCGCAGGATCGGCGAATGGATCGGCACAAGACTGAGCCTCTGCGAGGGACCGGTCCGGTTCCTCATTCCTGAAAAGGGTGTCTCGGCGCTCGACATCGAAGGCGGCGCCTTCTTCGACCCAGAAGCCGATGCAGCACTCTTCGAGGCCATCGAGCGCACGATCATGCCCAACGACACGCGGCGCGTGACGCGCCTGCCGCTGCACATCAACGATCCCGAATTCGCCAAGGCTGCGGTTGCGGCTTTCCTTGACATCGCCAGACAGTGA
- a CDS encoding phosphoenolpyruvate hydrolase family protein — MPAIPRKKILEKFRKMIAGGVPIVGGGAGTGLSAKAEEAGGIDLIIIYNSGRYRMAGRGSAAGLLAYGNANDIVKEMAYEVLPVVKKTPVLAGVNGTDPFVIMPLLLVELKTMGFSGVQNFPTIGLFDGQMRQSFEETGMGFGLEVDMIAEAHKLDLLTTPYVFNPDEARAMTKAGADIIVAHMGVTTGGSIGATSAKSLDDCVTEIDAIAAAARSVRKDVILLCHGGPISMPDDARYILERCKGLHGFYGASSMERLPAEAAIARQTADFKAVTLGAQMSAKKKKG, encoded by the coding sequence ATGCCCGCCATACCGCGCAAGAAGATCCTGGAAAAATTCCGCAAGATGATTGCCGGCGGCGTGCCGATCGTCGGCGGCGGCGCCGGCACCGGCCTGTCGGCCAAGGCCGAAGAGGCCGGCGGCATCGACCTGATCATTATCTACAATTCCGGCCGCTACCGCATGGCCGGCCGCGGCTCGGCCGCCGGCTTGCTCGCCTATGGCAACGCCAACGATATCGTCAAGGAAATGGCCTACGAGGTGCTGCCGGTGGTCAAGAAGACGCCGGTGCTGGCCGGCGTCAACGGCACCGATCCCTTCGTTATCATGCCGCTGCTGCTGGTCGAACTGAAGACGATGGGCTTTTCCGGCGTGCAGAACTTTCCCACCATCGGCCTGTTCGACGGCCAGATGCGGCAGAGTTTCGAGGAAACCGGCATGGGCTTCGGGCTTGAGGTCGACATGATCGCGGAGGCGCACAAGCTCGACCTCCTGACGACGCCCTATGTGTTCAACCCCGACGAGGCGCGCGCCATGACCAAGGCCGGCGCCGACATCATCGTCGCGCACATGGGCGTGACCACCGGCGGCTCGATCGGCGCGACATCGGCCAAGTCACTGGACGACTGCGTGACGGAAATCGACGCCATCGCCGCGGCAGCGCGCTCGGTGCGAAAGGACGTCATCCTGCTTTGCCATGGCGGACCGATCTCGATGCCGGACGACGCCCGCTACATCCTCGAACGCTGCAAGGGCCTGCACGGTTTCTATGGCGCCAGCTCGATGGAGCGGCTGCCGGCGGAAGCGGCGATCGCCAGGCAGACGGCCGATTTCAAGGCCGTGACACTTGGCGCCCAAATGAGTGCAAAGAAAAAGAAGGGATGA
- a CDS encoding cupin domain-containing protein has translation MTDKSKVFVYPKDVSAFGFDWGRLSLTVAPEVNGATRFSGGVVDLPSGKGHTRHNHPGAEEIIFVISGNGEQMVEDENGNPVVEKVGPGCTIYVPESRFHSTLNTGDGPMQLFVVYSPAGPELALRELPDFRLLPPGKG, from the coding sequence ATGACCGACAAGAGCAAGGTGTTCGTGTATCCGAAGGACGTCAGCGCCTTCGGCTTCGACTGGGGCAGGCTGTCGTTGACAGTGGCTCCCGAAGTGAACGGCGCGACGCGCTTTTCCGGCGGCGTCGTCGACCTGCCGTCCGGCAAGGGCCACACGCGCCACAACCATCCGGGCGCGGAAGAGATCATCTTCGTCATATCAGGCAATGGCGAGCAGATGGTCGAGGACGAGAACGGCAATCCGGTCGTTGAGAAGGTCGGGCCCGGTTGCACCATCTACGTGCCGGAAAGCCGCTTCCACTCGACACTGAACACAGGTGACGGGCCCATGCAGCTTTTCGTCGTCTACTCGCCGGCCGGGCCTGAGCTGGCGTTGCGGGAGTTACCGGATTTCAGGCTGCTGCCGCCAGGTAAAGGGTGA
- a CDS encoding Xaa-Pro peptidase family protein, whose product MNVAPGKNAVSAIPFDHARVDRLMEEAGIDVLLATSKHNTQYLLGGYKFIFFAAMDAIGHSRYLPVVVYEKGGPDHAAYIGNRMEGGEHQNHPFWTPTFHAACWGTLDAANLAVEHLKKIGKGEARIGIEPAFLPSDAYMLIRKALPDATLIDATDMLERMRAIKTDEELAKLRAASELITDSMLATIAWAREGTTKSEIIEQLRREETNRGAHFEYCLLTLGSSHNRAASPQAWKKGEVLSIDSGGNYHGYIGDLCRMGILGEPDAELEDLLSEVETVQQAAFSKVRAGTLGADMISHAEGVLRKSKVAPYTDFFAHGMGLITHEAPFLMTNHPVTYEGTYAERPLEKNMVLSVETTMLHPTRGFIKLEDTLAITDSGYVMFGDRGRGWNRGGDS is encoded by the coding sequence ATGAACGTCGCCCCGGGCAAGAATGCCGTCAGCGCCATCCCGTTCGATCATGCCAGGGTCGATCGGCTGATGGAGGAGGCCGGCATCGATGTGCTGCTCGCCACCTCCAAGCACAACACGCAGTACCTGCTTGGCGGCTACAAGTTCATCTTCTTCGCGGCCATGGATGCGATAGGCCATAGCCGCTATCTGCCTGTTGTCGTCTACGAGAAGGGCGGGCCGGACCACGCCGCCTATATCGGCAACCGAATGGAGGGAGGCGAGCACCAGAACCACCCGTTCTGGACGCCGACCTTCCACGCCGCCTGCTGGGGCACGCTCGACGCCGCCAACCTTGCCGTCGAGCATCTGAAGAAAATCGGCAAGGGCGAAGCCCGCATCGGCATCGAGCCTGCCTTTCTGCCTTCCGACGCCTATATGCTGATCCGCAAGGCGCTGCCCGACGCCACGCTGATCGACGCGACCGACATGCTGGAGCGGATGCGGGCCATCAAGACGGACGAAGAGCTTGCCAAGCTGCGCGCCGCCTCCGAGTTGATCACCGATTCCATGCTGGCAACCATTGCCTGGGCGCGCGAAGGCACGACCAAGAGCGAGATCATCGAGCAGTTGCGGCGCGAGGAGACCAATCGTGGCGCGCATTTCGAATATTGCCTGTTGACGCTGGGCTCCAGCCACAACCGGGCCGCCTCGCCGCAGGCGTGGAAGAAGGGCGAGGTGTTATCGATCGATTCCGGCGGCAATTATCACGGCTATATCGGCGACCTCTGCCGCATGGGCATTCTCGGCGAGCCGGACGCCGAGTTGGAGGATCTGCTGTCCGAGGTCGAGACGGTGCAGCAGGCGGCCTTTTCCAAGGTCAGGGCGGGCACGTTGGGGGCCGACATGATCTCCCACGCGGAAGGCGTGCTTAGGAAATCCAAGGTCGCGCCCTATACCGATTTCTTCGCCCACGGCATGGGACTGATCACGCATGAAGCGCCGTTCCTGATGACCAACCATCCGGTGACCTATGAAGGCACCTATGCCGAAAGGCCGCTGGAGAAAAACATGGTGCTCTCGGTCGAGACGACGATGCTTCACCCGACGCGCGGCTTCATCAAGCTCGAGGACACACTGGCGATAACCGATAGCGGCTATGTGATGTTCGGCGACCGGGGCAGGGGTTGGAACAGGGGTGGGGATTCATAA
- a CDS encoding ABC transporter substrate-binding protein codes for MSEFTISRRTVLAGSALLLASTALPTIGLAQTPRKGGRLVVAADSEPRNLNPAIVASNGVFFISSKIVETLAEASFDGKDGLDPRLALSWEGAADGRSVTFKLREGVKWHDGKPFTSADVAFSALQIWKPLQNLGRTVFKDLEAVDTPDELTAVFKFAKPTPFQLIRNALPALSSVVPKHIYETGKVEENLANNAPVGTGPFKFAEHKPGEYYRLARNADYWGKDEPYLDEIIYQVLPDRTSAASALEAEEIQLAAFSAVPLADLDRISKVPGLKVITKGYEGLTYQLVVEINHRRKELADLKVRQAIAHAVDKDFVVKTVFLGYAATATGPVPKNDPQFYTADVPTYAFDVAKANALLDEAGYSKGDDGKRFSLKLLPAPYFNETKQFGDYLRQALAAIGIDAQLVNNDSAAHIKAVYTDHAFDLAVGPPVFRGDPAISTTILVQSGIPDGVPFSNQGSYKNDELDALIAKASETLDTAARTELYKEFQRQVAEDLPLINVAEWSFISVARDTVKNIADNPRWAVSNWADTYLVG; via the coding sequence ATGTCAGAGTTCACGATTTCCAGGCGCACGGTGCTTGCCGGTTCGGCATTGCTTCTGGCCTCGACGGCGCTGCCGACCATAGGTCTGGCGCAGACGCCGAGGAAAGGCGGGCGGCTGGTCGTCGCCGCCGATTCCGAGCCGCGTAACCTCAATCCGGCAATCGTCGCCTCCAACGGCGTGTTCTTCATCTCGAGCAAGATCGTGGAAACGCTGGCCGAGGCCTCCTTCGACGGCAAGGACGGGCTCGACCCGCGCCTCGCGCTCAGTTGGGAAGGCGCTGCCGACGGCCGGTCGGTGACATTCAAATTGCGCGAGGGCGTCAAATGGCATGACGGCAAACCCTTCACCTCCGCCGACGTCGCCTTCTCGGCGCTGCAGATCTGGAAGCCGCTGCAAAATCTCGGCCGCACGGTGTTCAAGGATCTGGAGGCGGTCGACACGCCGGACGAACTGACGGCCGTGTTCAAATTCGCCAAGCCGACGCCGTTCCAGCTGATCCGCAACGCCTTGCCGGCGCTGAGCAGTGTGGTGCCCAAGCACATCTACGAGACCGGAAAGGTCGAAGAGAACCTGGCCAACAACGCGCCGGTCGGCACCGGCCCGTTCAAATTCGCCGAACACAAACCCGGCGAATATTACCGGCTGGCGAGGAATGCCGACTATTGGGGCAAGGACGAACCCTACCTCGACGAGATCATCTATCAGGTGCTGCCGGACCGCACCTCGGCAGCAAGCGCGCTTGAGGCCGAAGAAATCCAGCTCGCCGCCTTTTCCGCCGTGCCCCTGGCCGATCTCGACCGCATCTCCAAGGTACCAGGCCTCAAGGTGATCACCAAGGGTTATGAGGGGCTGACCTATCAGCTCGTCGTCGAAATCAACCATCGCCGCAAGGAGCTGGCCGACCTGAAAGTGCGCCAGGCGATCGCTCACGCCGTCGACAAGGATTTCGTCGTCAAGACAGTGTTCCTCGGCTACGCCGCCACGGCCACCGGCCCGGTGCCGAAAAACGACCCGCAGTTCTATACGGCCGATGTGCCGACCTATGCCTTCGACGTGGCCAAGGCCAACGCTTTGCTCGACGAAGCCGGTTACAGCAAAGGCGACGACGGGAAGCGCTTCTCGCTGAAGCTGCTGCCGGCGCCCTATTTCAACGAGACCAAGCAATTCGGCGACTATCTGCGCCAGGCGCTCGCCGCCATCGGCATCGATGCCCAGCTGGTCAACAACGACTCGGCCGCGCACATCAAGGCCGTCTACACCGACCACGCCTTCGACCTTGCGGTCGGGCCGCCGGTGTTTCGCGGCGATCCGGCAATCTCGACCACCATTCTGGTGCAGAGCGGCATTCCGGACGGCGTGCCTTTCTCCAACCAGGGCAGCTACAAGAACGACGAACTCGACGCCCTCATCGCCAAGGCATCCGAGACACTCGATACGGCGGCCCGCACCGAACTCTACAAGGAGTTCCAGAGACAAGTTGCTGAAGACCTGCCGCTGATTAACGTCGCCGAATGGAGCTTCATCAGCGTCGCCCGCGACACGGTCAAGAATATCGCCGACAACCCGCGCTGGGCGGTTTCGAACTGGGCGGACACATATCTGGTGGGCTGA